The genomic window gagtcagtttactaaaacaggatagcaagatgtaaaaactttgattatcattttatattaaaacgctggtataattttgatgatcatttacttcttttggtgatcatttactacttttgggataacaatgatttatttcgaCTCATTTTGGTTAaattaatcttactttaaaatggtggtctaattttggtgatcatttactatttttggctttcgcatgatttattttggagtaatttcacttaaataggatagcaaaatgttaaaactttggttatagttttgcattaaaatgcgagtttcattttggtgatcatttactatttatgtctgctatttgttactatatctggtgatcagttaaacataagcctttagGTTTTATGAAGACGTGAAGTTTGTGAGGATTTTTTCTGGCCAAACTGGTAAAAAGATGGGAGACAAAATGGTTTAAGGAATCATTTTTTGCTTTAGGCTAGCATTATTTTTGCTAATTCACTGGCCAGACGatataatgtttattatataacgcactttgatttttttaataactgaagGCTTTGAACTTcagttattgaaaaaaaaaactttttatgaataaaatctgTGATTGCAGGGTATAGTAACAGATAAAACATTCAGTATGGTAGAGGCTCTAAGGAAGAATGAACGTATCTGCATAACACTGGAGCCATCGATAGCTGATGGATTAGCAGTAAACAAAGTCGGTGTCAACACGTTCCACAATGTGAAGGGTCTCGTCGACAAAATGGTAACACACACTATACGTAGACCCGTTCCTTCTAAATCTCATTTTCAAATGATAAAAAAGTATGGTGGCTAAAAAGTATGTATAGTGTGCACCACACGAAAAATATCTCCATTaacatttagatttttttttaacagtcaTAGAGACAGTACGAgtattcttttattattttttagattaTTGTAAGAGAGGATTGGGTGGCTCGTGCTATTATGCATGTCATTGAAGAGGAAAAAGTCGTTATAGAAGGCGCCGGTGCAGTAGGCATTGCAGCTATTATGGCCGGCTTGTTTCCTAACTTAAAAGGCAAAAAGTAAGTCCTAATtcatcataaaaagaaatatctaGACACCTACATAAGCAGTCCTCCTAAAGAGTTTAGAAAATATGGGGCACTTTTACTAGTTTTCAATTTgaatgtaattgtttattttagagTGGTAGCAGTCTGTTCTGGGGGTAACATCGATGCGACTACCCTATCGCGCGCGCTAGAGCGGGGCATGGCGGCGGAGGGTCGGCTGGTGAAGTTCAAGGTGACGGTGTCGGACCGGCCCGGAGGCCTGGCTGACCTGTGCAGCATGCTCGCAGGCATCGGAGTCACCATGCGGGACTGTGTGCCGGAACGTGCCTGGGTCAAGGGTGATGTTTTCAGTGTCCAGGTAAGTGAACTCAATTTTTACTACCACAACTGTTAGCAGTGCTCCTTAGaaagcaatgtttttttttttacatatcttAAATTAAACTGACAATGAAGACACGATACAGGTGCATATACAATGGTATCATATGTCAATTAACACGAAAGCGTGCTTGCTTTTGATTTTTATCAGTCTTACTTTTATTTTGCAGTTGAAAGTGATTGTTGAAACCAGAGGATGGGACCATACTAAAGAGTTGGTCGAGTCTATCAAGAAACACTATAAAGAGTACTTCTTCCAAGAGATGACAGAGCGCTCCGACAAAATAGCGAGTACTAAGCGCGGGCCCTGCCTGGCGCCCAACCCTGTGTGCATGCAGAAGTGATTCGAAACAATGTGCTTTTTCTATGCCATGTCAAATTAATATAATGCTTGTGATTTCCTACTGAGTCGCATTTCATTTGTTTCCATAACTACAACCAACAAGAGGAATGTGTTGTGcaactacctacctatattctAATTCTAAAGGTGCGTCCATACATAGAGCGGCAGTGCGCGGCAGCAACAcgcatcgagcttagaattatagcAACACGCGGCACGTCCAGGAAACAATTCTGCCGCGCTCTACGAGTAGTTTAGAAACGTTGAAACGTTTGCGCGCGGCTGTTGTCCAAACACAGCGCGGCACGCCGGCCGCGCGCGTTCGCCGCACACACCTACCGCTTTATGTCTGGACGcaccttagggtgcgtccacatctggcgaatgtgccgcgaatgtgcagctcgcgagccgtttgcgagctgcccgcgagctgcgcgcgtgcatttttgttcgtgcgccgcttctgcgccgcccgcgcgcagttcgcgcgcgacctaagcgccgttcgcgatcagcgcgcaggcggcgcgcgacttctgacatcttcgatagtactgagccagtaaacggaactgtaagggcgagaactgagtgcgcgcagatcgcgcgccgctcgcgcgctctatacgagccttgcatgagttgcgctaaagaggcgcaccaagctattgcagtgactgcacgcgcgcagctcgcgggcaggtcgtaagcggctcgcgagctgcgcattcgcggcacattcgccagatctggacgcacccttacacaTACGACGCATACGACTgacctaagggtgcgtccacatgtGGCGCCAGATCAGCTAGCCGATGCCGGGCAACCCATAGATATTGAATAGTAATCAATCGGTAACTGGAGAGTGGCACGAAGCCATCGAGACATCGAGTGAGATGATCTCCTGTGTCGACATGCTCTCTAGATCCTAGAGCCATCGTCCAAGTAGGTATAGAACAACAAATACGAAACATTCTAATGGTTTACCTTCTTTCACAACAATCCAACGACAAAGAGAAATTGTAAATGTCACATGCAATATCGACAGTCAACATGTTTCAGCATTTTTCccaaatttttattcaaaatcaatatGAAAATTTACTAGTGTGATAACGTAAAAATTGGTATTTAAGGCTAAAATGGCGAATCCTAAAGATGTGAGTACCATTTCGGAAACTTTAACTTCGATTGAAAAATCCTCCAAGTCGGCAGATGAACTACGAAGCATTCTGTTATAAGGCTCACTGTGTTGCTAATTATGTATCAAAGTACCTACAGTAGAATAATCAAGTACTATAGAACTCTGCTTCTCCTTGATTACAGTTCAAATCAAAAGTTCTAATGTTGAAGAGAAAGATAGCTTTAGCTGCCTAGCTAATTCCAATCTAATGTCCAATTTACTACCTAGCTATTCCCTTGCGTGAAAAAGGAAGAAGATAAAAAAATTACGCTTGTTCCACTGTATTCTATGCATGAATTCAGTAGAAGTggaaatacatttttttgtagaaaacaGTGATAGAGTGTGTCATCattgttttctataaaaaaaaaatgtatttcacTTCTACATTAGGGATTGACTATTGTTTGTAGGATCCGGAATATGATGAGTGGTGTGATCCTGACAATCCGCGTAAAGTCAAATATGAAGATATTCTGGCGGCGTCACGACGAATGGTAGGACAAGTCATTCGTACACAATGTCCGGTAAGTCATCTATACCTGCAACATGTCTTGCATTCATGTCATCTGCCCAATGTCGTagcatacatacctatatttgaTAAACATGTGGTATCTTCTTTTGgaaagaaacaaagaaaaaggTACCTTCGCCTCTTAAGAAGTATATTAAGGCAATTAAGGAATCAAAATACTGCTCATCTAGATTATATTTAAGATACATATCTGAGACAAAGACATTATTGCTATGGACCTTCGACAGATTTAACAAAATATCCGCCAACATTTCTGTTGCAGCGAGCTCACATGTCAGAGAAGCTGGGATTGGATTTGTATATGAAGCAGGAATTCTTACAGGTTACAGGAAAGTAAGTATAATGAAGCATTTTTtcatcactatagttcggccattcagagaatgcgttcctgacacgtcgcgattgaactgacgacgtaactttgcaatggcgttgcagttacgataaaaatatttttgctggttgtttaccgttttaacaattgaggagcattaaaacaacattattatatcaataatcaatgaatgttattacgtcgtcagttcaatcgcgacgtgtcaggaacgcattctctgaatggccgaactataattattagCAATTTAGAGTTAACTTGAGGGTGGCATTAACTATTGTTATGGTAAACCAACCCCCGTTAGAATGTTAGAATCGATCACGGTgacacatattttattgtttggtcactaaaaaataaacactaaattttaGTGTAATATcattgataaaaacaaaaacgcCAGCTTCTCGCAGCTTGTGTACTAACATTACACATTGACAATAATTCAAAATGTTCAACAGTTTCAAGGAGCGTGGAGTGCGCAATACCTTGATGCTGCTATCCGACGAACAAAAAAAGTATGGCGTGATATCAGCTAGTTCTGGCAACCACGGCGCTGCGATGACCTACAACGCGGCTAAGCTAAACATACCATGCTTGATCGTCATGCCTGAGCAGGCTGCCATAGCCAAAATAGTCAATGCAGAGAGACCTGGTGCGAAGGTTTTACTGCATGGTAAAAATATGGCCGAAGCTAAACGGTTTGCAATGACTACggccaaagaaaaaaaaatgatgtatGTTAATGGGTGAGTTTATATTCAAACGTAAAATACAAGATTCAAGTTTCTTGACCACACAGGACGGAAAGATGAGCAGAATGCAAGGAAACCAGGCTACGCGCCGTCAAACAGTGCATGAAGACGAATTTTTGACGTGTGTGACGTCaaagtggctagtagacgaattAAAATAGCAAGTCAATTTTAAGTGAACCTTAAAATAAAGCCTTGCTGGTATTTTTATACATGCATTGACAGTGgaatcaaaaaataaattcctTGAGACTAGACATATTAGAAGGGATTTCACACCACACACTTTATTACCTACGTTATTAAGGCCGGTTTTACAGTCACACTGACCATCGGCACTGACAGCTACGCGCGTAGTTTGACTGAACATCATCTGCGCAGTCAGCGCATGATCAGCATGACTGTAAAATCAGCCTTAATTATATTCTTCTCCGTGATGTTGACGAACTAAtcgaatattttcatttcagttACGACCACCCAAACGTAATAGAAGGCCAAGGTACCATTGGTATAGAGATATTAGAACAGTTGCCCACAGTGGACGCTGTGCTCGTACCGTGCGGTGGCGGCAGCTTGCTGGCTGGGGTAGCCATAGCCATCAAACATCTGAAGCCTGACACTGAGGTTTATGTAAGTTGAGGTTACATGTGCGTCTAcgcggtgcatgtagctggagcaagtgacaagtgacaagagcccgcgggtgggtattttgctttggtaaatGTGCGAGTCGCTGGACCAGCACGTATTTAATATGCATGCATGCAtgctgcgcatgtgcctcaacatgctcAAGCTGCTTACACCGTGTAGTTTACCGTGTGTAGTACCTTAGTTAAACGAATTTATAGCTACgacacctttttttttccgacgtcaaaaatcatcaaatgacccctcccgctgtgggttagcagcggtgagggagtgtcagactcttactgactaaaaaccgtcgtgttccgtcataggccttttatgtaccagggccgcggtatctcttttgaacaacccgcagccccgccaggccttggccctgctgggccccgctggggttgctgacatctctttgaggagcgcgtggaacaacgcgcgccgtcgacacgggtctgtcgtctaagcagacagagggacgatgagccacccgaactcaccgcccacagacccacgcctacggtggccgagagttatctcgcgacacccggcgcccatggtgtctacctggtccagagcggcggccgggatgagaggtgcgaactctctggcgttccgcctcctccttctcgagcatgaccgcttcgcagaaggaggcgacggcatcccattccctctcgccgcggaccatggcctgaaccagggccggacgcgagaggtcgccgccgcccaaagcctcaacgaggacccggcggtgcccttcccacgcagggcactcctggactgtgtggtccaccgtgtcctcggggttgtccgcacagtggtgacacccgggcgcctcctcacgaccgattcgatgcaggtacctcccgaaacaaccgtgtccggtgaggacctgcgtcatgcggtacgtgagggcgccgtgactcctcccgagccactcctcaaagaggggacttaccgccactatagTGGCGTGCCCTTAGCTACGACACCTTGCGGTATAAGATCCTAACTAGATTGACTAAATGCAATATCAGAAAATGCTCTGCTCAGTTCCCCTTatcatcaaaatctattttttccATTTCAGGGAATCGAAACAGATAAAACTTGCAGCATGGTGGAATCGCTTAAGAAAAACGAACGAATCTTTCTGCCGATCGATTCTTCGATCGCGGATGGGTTGGCTGTAAACAGAGTCGGAGTGAATACTTTCTTCAACCTCAAGGGCCTGGTCGATAAAATGGTAAAGGAAGTAGTGCCACCATTAAAACCTCGATCAATATTAACGAGTGTAGAAAAACAATggcaaacaatatattttttttttaaatcttataaTAACTCTCGTATTTTTGTTAGGTTGTCGTAAAAGAAGATTGGGTGGCTCGTGCGATAATGCATGTCGTTGAGGAAGAGAAGTTTGTGATAGAAGGTGCCGGAGCTGTCGGAGTAGCAGCTCTTATGGCTGGCCTATTCCCTAACTTGAAAGGCAAAAAGTGAGACACACTTTTTTAATGTGCGGAATTTTTTTTCAGAGCAGCAgagttatttgattttattaagaTAAAACTTGTTGCTCACAGAAGTCGAAGTAATACTCTTCCTATTCAGATACGCACCCatatcatacatttttatttaaaggaaaCATTATATACAGTTTTAATATCACTAACATCAACAAAGCTGAGCTAGTCTGTAAAGACGAACACGAGCTCAGGATTTAGGATTAGGCAGTAGTTAAACCAATCTATTATAACGATAATATATTTCAGAGTTGTAGTGGTGATCAGTGGCGGCAACATAGACACGACCACGTTCGGTCGCGCGCTGGAGAGGGGTATGGCTGCTGAAGGGCGCCTGGTGAAGTTCAAGGTGTCGATCTCGGACCGTCCCGGCGGGCTGGCGGAGTTGTGTGGCATGCTGGCAGGCATTGGCGTCACTTTGCGAGACTGTGTGCCTGAGCGAGTGTGCGTCAAAGAAGCTATTTTTAATGTCCAGGTAAGGGTTTATGCACATGGACTCGCGCACCACGGGTTCGGTTTCCTCTCGGGATCAGATAAACTGGGGGGAATTCTAAACATTGCCGCTCAAATACTGTTGCTTCCATCGATGAAGGACGCAGTAGAAATATACATATTAGATAGTAACATAACTATACAATACTCTGCGATTGCTTcttttaaagaaaagaaaacacttatctaaaagaaaaaaaaagaaaaaccgtATGTTAACGTATTATGCATTTTCGACCATCTATTTAAATCTCAGTTAACTCTTCGTACCTTCTTGTGAATCATCttaatttaacaaatatttttttcaatgttttagtTCAAAGTAATCTGTGAGACGAGAGGATGGGACCACACTAAGGAGTTGGTAGACGTTATCAAGAAGCACTACAAGGACTATCTCTTCCAAGATATTAACGAGCACCCCGAAAAGTCTTCGACCGCTAAACGTGGTCCGTGCCTAGCCCCAAATCCAGTATGCATGCAGAAATAGTATTTTTTGCAGAAATAATATATGATGTCCTAAAGAAGTACATACCTACTGATCAGAATATAACACTTGTTTTTAGACCCATGTTAGATAAGACtgtcataataaataattttaaatgcaattgtttttttttgtgttctgtGAATAATCTTAACTTATACATACTAATCTTATAGAGTTGTAATGTTTGTGAATTATTGGGATATTCGGGGATTCCAGGTGAGTCGCCAaatcataaatatgtatttcattaaattatacGAACTTAAAGAACTACGAGCAGATTTTACTACGCCGCGACAGTTTTACTACGCCACATGCTACACACCAGAAGCTACGGCGTAGGACGGCGTAGTTCGGTGTAGCAGGAATTTCGTAGCATCTCTGAATCCTTGCCTGATAAatcgaaaattatttttgtataggCGTCCACGGTTGATTTCgaccacggtggctgttctcatttatGGAGATCatccagctgcgcaggacatattatagtgcacgattatttgcgcagacacaattgcactcactattccttaaatctcatagcccgataggaacgtaatccgacacgaccgaagagaTCAGGAACAggatcgacatttacgtgctctccgacgcACTTTACACAcgacaaaacaaacattattggTGAGTTTCGCCTTTCACTATAGCAATagcggcaatccgacacgaccggagagagatcaggtgcaggactggcattaacgtgctctccgatgcacgggtgaatcaatcaccaacttccaactacgggctgctttgtgaaagttttagaaaacccacaaagaaaccgggaatcgaacccgagaccttgggcacagcagccgcgcttgcgatcACTAGAGTACACGAGGCAGTATTTTTTAGTAAATTATACGAACTAAGCAGATTTTACTACGCCACATGCTACACACCAGAAGCTACGGCGTAGCTCGGCGTAGCAGGAATTTCGTAGCATCTTTGAATCCTTGCCTAATAAatcgaaaattatttttatacatgtaCCAGGAAACAGGATTTTAAATAGTTCAGAAGTTGGCGTCAAATATTTGCTTCATAGATAAAAtcaagaataaaaattataaaaaaatatagaatgacACTAAGCATCAAACCGACAAAGTGTCACGGACACTCGTaatcaaaatgaaataacatttaaattgaTTTCTAATCACAATAGTACTTCATTCACCAGGACAATCAGGCAAAATGTTCTTATTTTTCAGCTGTTAACAAATATATAAGATCCAGCCACTATGCCAAAACAGCCTGTTCCGGCGCCGCCGCCACCCGTCTGTAGAGAGTCTCTGGGCTTATCCCCCGCAGTGCTCGCCAAGCGGGATATCATTAAGCAATCCCTTTGGTGTCCAGTAAGAGAGTATTTTAGATTCTAAATTATATATACTATCCAATTTTAAGTGGTCGCTTttaataaactttcaaaaagcagccccgaGTCAAAGTTCTTGGTGACACACCCGTGTGGAATGATAAGGTAAAACAAGTTAAGTTAGTCGGTCCTGCGCTTGATCTTTCATAGGTCATGTCGGATTGTACTATGAAAGTCAGTGTACAGTGAGCGCAGCTAAGTAACATCCTTCGAAGCCACAGCGGCCAATATTTTTTCTGGACATACCATTAATCAATGGACTTTTTCCTTCAACATGTCTCTTCTCAAGATCTTACATAGTCTTAAATAGGTCGATAAAACTGTAGCATTAAGAAATACTTATACACTTAACAACGTTTTCAGAATCCGTCTAACATTGAGTATGATCGATACTCAGATCCAGCTTGTccaaaaacaatacattataGGCACGTCGTGAAAGCTGACGAAGTTATCCGTGAGATTATTAACACTACTCCACTCATGGTACATTTTTGAACACTTCTTAGAGTATAGAGatatataatcatcatcataagccTTTTTAGTGTCTCAGTGGGGGTATAGCCCTCCTTTCTCACAGAAAAAGATTTTGCGATAATCACCACGCCTTTTCAATGcgggtttcctcgagatgttttccttcatctttaATCAGTCGTTAGTGCCTAAGaatatacttagaaactacACTCACATTGATAACTTACATTATTGATACTATTGCCTGACctctaaaaaaatatgtgaataCATGAaatacagccttggccaaaagtattgagcaccttacaaatttcgcaagatcacggtaattatgggagaaacccgaatctatcgttgaagtattcttttatcggttatctacaaacattttaaaacaatgacttatgccgcagctgacaataaaacacctgggtgcaaaaaaatgtgtcttttacaatttttgaattatttttttagttcgctaccatcgctcgttgtgacaacatccagtgatctagtgcgcctttggtattttatttcaaagttttaagtgttatCGTTGCAATATGCCAAAACAAAACGAACTTTCTTTAGAAAAACGTGTGCAGATACAGCTTCTGTATGAGCAAGGGAAATCACAAGTAGAGATTTCTAAAACTGTGAAATGTTCGCGCCGATCCGTGCATTATGCTATTCAGCGATTCTCTGATACCGGATCACATCAGAATAGACCGAGAACCGGGCGCAAACGCATCACCATAGGCCCGCAGGATCGTCAGTTACTGAGAGAGTCAttaagaaataggaaaaaaacatcttcagagctcgctgctgagttttcagaacaaatgaagaaaacaatttctgctCGAACTACTCGTAGAAGGCTTCAGGAAGCTGGTCTGAAAGGCTGTAAAGCTAGGAACAAGCCATGGCTCTCCTAGAGCAACAAAAAAGCTCGGTACAAATAGGCCTTACAACACCGAACTTTCACCGCTGAAGATTGGTCAAATGTTGTGTGGTCAGACGAATCAAACTTTGAGGTGAGTAAGTCAATTTAATGccctcacaaaataatataaaatggtttaaattctaaacgcatagaggaagttctttttatttccggaactcaatatttttctctttattgcagatttttggtACACCTGGTGTGACCTTTGTGCGTCGCCGGGTGGGCGAAGAATTTAAGCCAGAGTGTGTGGTCCCAACAGTAAAACACGGCGGCGGCAGTATAATGGTCTAGAGTTGCATGACCGATTCTGGAGTTGGCAAATTGTTCCTGTGTGAGGGCCGCATGGACTcttctaagtacataaatgtgctAGAAACTGCGTTGCTGCCTTCATTCACGAAACTTTTCGGTGACACGAACATGGATAGTGATAAATTCCAGCAGGATAACGTGCCTTGCCACAAATCTGCCCGCACTATGACATGGTTTCGGAaaaatagcatagagcttcttgacTGGCCTGCCCAGTCGCCAGATCTGAACCCCATAGAACATTTGTGGGGTTTATTAAAGCTTCGAGTTAGGCGccacacaattaacaacagagaagaattgaaacgctacctgcgcctagaatggaacgcgattactgctgaagactgtaaaaatcttgttagctGTTTACCAAAAAGAATTTCTGCTGTAATTAAGGCAAAGGGTGGTCCCacaaaatatgaattttcaattaataaatagtaaattacaaataaaaaaaaagttttgttttatttctatttgatactccgcataaaactgaaagatttcatgggtgctcaatacttttggccaaggctgtatgtAGTCTGAGTCGTCGAAATGTTAATAAGTGTAGTCCGATTTGCAATTCctccacggaggaaggaaagacgAGTTCTCCTCAAATGATGAATCTTCGCAATATCTCAGATGAAGCAAATTGAAAGTATGGTTTAATAAATGACTAGATTTGTTTCCAGAAATCAAAAACATGTGAAAAATTTGGCATGGAATTATACTTCAAGCTAGAAACCGTTCACTTTACTGGAACGTATGTataaatagttatat from Helicoverpa zea isolate HzStark_Cry1AcR chromosome 20, ilHelZeax1.1, whole genome shotgun sequence includes these protein-coding regions:
- the LOC124640374 gene encoding L-threonine ammonia-lyase-like, whose protein sequence is MANPKDDPEYDEWCDPDNPRKVKYEDILAASRRMVGQVIRTQCPRAHMSEKLGLDLYMKQEFLQVTGNFKERGVRNTLMLLSDEQKKYGVISASSGNHGAAMTYNAAKLNIPCLIVMPEQAAIAKIVNAERPGAKVLLHGKNMAEAKRFAMTTAKEKKMMYVNGYDHPNVIEGQGTIGIEILEQLPTVDAVLVPCGGGSLLAGVAIAIKHLKPDTEVYGIETDKTCSMVESLKKNERIFLPIDSSIADGLAVNRVGVNTFFNLKGLVDKMVVVKEDWVARAIMHVVEEEKFVIEGAGAVGVAALMAGLFPNLKGKKVVVVISGGNIDTTTFGRALERGMAAEGRLVKFKVSISDRPGGLAELCGMLAGIGVTLRDCVPERVCVKEAIFNVQFKVICETRGWDHTKELVDVIKKHYKDYLFQDINEHPEKSSTAKRGPCLAPNPVCMQK
- the LOC124640001 gene encoding L-threonine ammonia-lyase-like; the protein is MSNPKDDPEYDEWCDPDNPRKVKYEDILAASRRIVGQVIRTPCVRAHMSTKLGLELYMKQEFFQVTGCFKERGVRNTLLLLTDDQKKYGVAAASTGNHAGALAYHSAQMGIPSLVVMPVHAPITKINKAERSGGKIVLHGANMAEAKHFAMSMAKEKKMMYINGYDHPNVIEGQGTIGIEIIEQLPSVDAVLVPCGGGSLLAGIAIAVKHLKPDCEVYGIVTDKTFSMVEALRKNERICITLEPSIADGLAVNKVGVNTFHNVKGLVDKMIIVREDWVARAIMHVIEEEKVVIEGAGAVGIAAIMAGLFPNLKGKKVVAVCSGGNIDATTLSRALERGMAAEGRLVKFKVTVSDRPGGLADLCSMLAGIGVTMRDCVPERAWVKGDVFSVQLKVIVETRGWDHTKELVESIKKHYKEYFFQEMTERSDKIASTKRGPCLAPNPVCMQK